A window of the Streptomyces formicae genome harbors these coding sequences:
- a CDS encoding GNAT family N-acetyltransferase, translating into MLSSSAQPVTRGLPPPSWEVRALAADRWPSFYAAVLGAFRETEPQEATDLWRSLAEPHRCVVVEDRGAIAGTAGAFSFRMTVPGGRLVDTAGVSMVSVQPDCRRRGVLSTLMRHQLESLQRLGEPLAVLTASEAPIYGRFGYGVAARQLSLDIASRRVRLTAPPSGETEVELTVEDPHKALATCEEFYARQVPLRPGTLARSDGWELLPLLDPPAWRHGASPLECVVARMAGEVVGYARYTVAVDWSRTNTAEGTVRVRDIEARDPRAYAALWRFLLETDLTSRVIAVNRPVDDPFLHLVSDVRHCTPTVLDSLYVRVVDAPVALSARIYATGLDLVLEIEDALAPWNQGRWRLSGDGTGAVCTRTQRAPDLSLDASALGSAYLGGTTLTELAGAGRVREHRPGALTAATAAFASPTAPWLPHAFCRSLLPRL; encoded by the coding sequence ATGCTGTCATCGTCCGCCCAGCCCGTCACCCGCGGCCTGCCGCCTCCCTCGTGGGAGGTGCGGGCTCTTGCGGCTGACCGTTGGCCGTCCTTCTACGCTGCGGTGCTTGGCGCGTTCCGCGAAACCGAACCTCAAGAGGCCACCGACCTGTGGCGGTCCCTGGCCGAGCCGCACCGCTGCGTGGTCGTCGAGGACCGCGGCGCCATCGCCGGCACGGCAGGTGCCTTCTCCTTCCGGATGACTGTCCCCGGCGGGCGGCTCGTGGACACCGCCGGCGTGAGCATGGTCAGTGTCCAGCCTGACTGCCGCCGACGCGGTGTCCTCAGCACTCTGATGCGTCATCAGCTGGAATCGCTCCAGCGCCTGGGCGAGCCGCTCGCTGTGCTCACAGCCTCCGAGGCACCCATCTACGGGCGGTTCGGCTATGGGGTCGCGGCCCGTCAGCTCTCCCTGGACATCGCCTCGCGCCGGGTCCGGCTCACCGCCCCGCCCAGCGGCGAGACTGAGGTGGAGCTGACCGTGGAGGACCCGCACAAGGCCCTGGCCACCTGTGAGGAGTTCTACGCACGCCAGGTCCCACTGCGCCCCGGAACGCTGGCCCGCTCCGACGGCTGGGAACTGCTGCCGTTGCTCGACCCGCCCGCCTGGCGGCACGGCGCCTCCCCACTCGAATGCGTCGTGGCCCGGATGGCCGGCGAGGTGGTCGGCTACGCCCGGTACACGGTTGCCGTCGACTGGTCCCGGACCAATACAGCCGAAGGCACCGTCCGGGTCCGCGACATCGAGGCCCGGGACCCGCGCGCCTACGCCGCGCTGTGGCGCTTCCTGCTGGAGACCGACCTCACCTCGCGGGTGATCGCTGTGAACCGGCCGGTGGACGACCCGTTCCTGCACCTGGTGTCAGACGTACGCCACTGCACGCCCACCGTGCTGGACAGCCTGTACGTACGCGTCGTGGACGCCCCCGTCGCGCTGAGCGCACGCATCTACGCGACCGGACTCGACCTGGTCCTGGAGATCGAGGACGCCCTGGCCCCCTGGAACCAGGGCCGCTGGCGCCTGAGCGGAGACGGCACCGGGGCGGTGTGCACCCGCACCCAACGCGCCCCTGACCTCTCCTTGGACGCCTCTGCACTCGGTTCGGCCTACCTGGGCGGGACCACCCTCACCGAACTGGCCGGAGCCGGCCGTGTCCGTGAGCACCGGCCCGGCGCGCTCACCGCCGCGACCGCAGCCTTCGCCTCGCCCACGGCCCCCTGGCTGCCGCACGCCTTCTGCCGCTCACTGCTGCCCCGCTTGTGA